One region of Lentimicrobium sp. L6 genomic DNA includes:
- a CDS encoding T9SS type A sorting domain-containing protein: MRKPAAFLLPLLILSFINIQAQVIFEDGFESGTLSKWIANGDTLVSTISPSEGSYCFQGTNSYQMQKTISPISDDIIIEFAMKAAQDNKECVDFLVYDESSNALARIYFANMGYIYSKNGVNDVALKVYTWEVWYQTKIIIDQVNRKYDIVIDGDTLGQNFDFVEGAASFASRFYFSGSESESSVGYIDDVSIYTEAAGGGTERDALMALYNATGGDNWTDNTNWNSEAPLGDWYGVITDNDGQVIDLSLYDNNLTGYLPTEIGDLSFLAKLGLGGNSIGGDFPASIANLINLEDLILDESSITGTLFTEMQNMTNLKRIGLTGNNFSGEIPDWIGNLTALEELGLSTNNFSGSIPNSIGNLSQLVKLKLDENSLTGIIPTEIGNLINLQIIELYDNQLSGGIPISIGDMVSLTELNLSSNQLTGEIPTEISGLTNLQGIILVNNQLSGSIPVSIGNISGLLYFMLSQNQFSGFIPTEIGNLTNLQYLWLDDNQFIGELPASIAGLQSLAEFRVNSNYIDVIPSAFSSLQIESSDFSSNDLTFEDIENLPANAGYNPQNTFHAHDTTYLETGITGLIQLDFDGEVIGSEYNWYREGVYAATTSGNSILATEGPGITYFSLEITNTAYPDFILNVDSIVVITESPDVEKAALMALYNATDGDNWTVNTNWNSTSPLYEWYGVSTDIDGHVMEIFLTNNNLTGELPVEIGDLTYLKNLYLYENTVGGIIPAEIGNLINLEFFNMYLNTIAGPLPAELGSLTSLKELVLNQNNIDGIIPPELGNLNVLEKIWLQENELTGSIPIELGNIDSLNYLNLSYNQLVGELPSELGGLSKMENFMLSENGFYGVIPDEYGNLSLLHDFRIDGNSITGDIPATFENLSNLSLFYFNSNDIINIPSSISTLNIIDGNSSENQLTFEDVQNLPDNIYYAPQKRVSIKDTIQLVFDEEYEYVLNFDQGVAGNDYNWYRDGDFYENNSTGIIIISEQSNGLTHYYHVNISNSIYPDLYLETDSLMVKEASCNLSLSVEHTNVTCTGLNDGSINISPSNGLEPYEYSIDNGDTWFTDNLFNDLLAGDYQVKVRDANNCELTELVTVSEPSSGVDFTEDVTNILCFGDNNGAIVITGTGGTPDYQYSIDDGENFQSFNEFNGLLAGEYVVVIRDANACSNSHMVTITEPLAFSFTTNTMDATCFGEASGSMEFIPDGGVGPYEYSIDNGDTWFTDNLFNDLLAGDYQVKVRDANNCELTELVTVSEPSSGVDFTEDVTNILCFGDNNGAIVITGTGGTPDYQYSIDDGENFQSFNEFNGLSAGEYVVVIRDANNCTNQHEVTITEPESGVDFTEIVTDVSCFGESTGSIQLIASGGLSPYKYSLTGSAPWQFSSYFGDLAVGEYQMAVRDVNLCVSTHVVSVFEPENALTLVVNSTNVQCFGGDDGEIEMIANGGVIPYEYSIDNGTIWQGSSVFDNLEQGNYNVMVRDANLCQQSYDVFISQPSSLPEVFFTGLDAEYCEDIVEVILTGNQAPVGEFEGLGITDLGNGTAVFNPSEAGVGGPFEIIYSYSDASGCLNSESQFTLVNEVLTVDFTGLSAEYCIDASVSVLIGSEAPEGSFSGPGITDNGNGTATFNPFAAGEGGPFDILYEFNSVSSCSSQTTHQTIVNPLPAVYFTGLEDANCIGDPPQVLTGNQAPGGMFTGPGIVDNGDGTATFDPNIVGLGGPYTIFYEYSDAVGCSNSSSQSTTVYNIPNVSFTGLASDYCEGASEILITGNQAPNGEFNGPGIVDQNDGTAYFYPVLAGVGGPYHITYIYQNSNGCSAIDEQETNVVELPVVTFSGLESSYCINNTMVDLVGNFAPDGEFSGPGILDNGDGTAVFDPAIAGVGGVYEIKYEYSSPQGCYGEEIQNVEVFDIDVLEIIGLNVNYCSQDPLAELIGNMAPFGSFTGSGIIDNGDGTANFSPLLAGAGGPYDIMYFYTNENNCYSETTESTIVDLTPQISFTGLGSVYCIDSDPITITGDQPDGIYSGPGILDNEDGTAIFNPSDAGAGENHEIIYSVTSSEGCYAEDLQQVNVEGLQELSFDGLESDYCFTNPASIITGNMAPLGTFIGQGIIDNEDGTAIFDPQVAGIGGPYIITYEYQTGVCENIYEQEVTVFSSTAVSFTGLDETYCKVNTEFILTGSQAPSGYFTGEGIIDYGDGTASFNPSILGSGGPFGISYHFENENGCISYVEEFTNIVDGPIASFDYSLGGCVEDAIFVDQSTSTNGDIINWSWDFDDPDSEGSDVSDIQNPLHQFVSNKSSFNIKLIVGDEQGCLDSIVQLIEPFSTSTIRGHVYSSDGTDITDGYVLVYLLSDGIISTQVDSVGIADDGSFACDEMATCVDYIFRAYANRSEYPDVMPRWHIDAYFWLDAIPVSPNWDDILVDNIDINLYQVPLPPEGTSGIGGGVYYTGGKGEPVKNVDVVLEFDAADDKGDEVVGYKPTDELGHWEFDKLGEGTFKISLDIPGLNIDSVYTVSISAPNTNITNLDYYIDPEHGIYMAPTGLDELDDLGFGSIGLFPNPNSGQFYLEILKSENISRLDINSIELWDMEGRLIKDLGIKFKGDHYLAQLNLSDIEPGMYFIKVKNKEEFGVVKFVIQRK; this comes from the coding sequence ATGAGAAAACCAGCTGCATTTCTTCTGCCTTTGTTAATCCTTTCTTTTATTAATATCCAAGCCCAGGTCATTTTTGAGGATGGCTTTGAATCAGGAACGCTGTCAAAATGGATAGCAAATGGTGATACATTAGTGAGCACAATATCCCCATCTGAAGGTTCTTATTGTTTTCAAGGGACAAATTCCTATCAAATGCAAAAAACAATATCCCCAATTTCTGATGATATTATTATTGAATTTGCCATGAAAGCTGCTCAAGATAATAAAGAATGTGTAGATTTTTTAGTTTATGACGAATCAAGTAATGCGCTTGCGAGGATCTATTTTGCCAATATGGGTTATATCTATTCCAAAAATGGGGTAAATGATGTGGCTTTGAAAGTTTATACTTGGGAGGTATGGTATCAAACTAAGATTATTATAGATCAGGTAAATAGAAAATACGATATAGTAATAGACGGAGACACTCTAGGACAAAATTTTGATTTTGTGGAGGGAGCAGCCTCATTTGCTAGTCGATTTTACTTTAGTGGAAGTGAATCAGAGAGCAGTGTTGGATATATTGATGATGTGAGTATATATACAGAAGCAGCAGGTGGAGGCACAGAAAGAGATGCTTTAATGGCCTTATACAACGCAACTGGTGGAGATAACTGGACTGATAATACAAATTGGAATTCGGAGGCTCCTCTAGGAGATTGGTATGGAGTGATTACTGATAATGATGGACAGGTTATAGATTTATCATTGTATGATAATAATCTCACTGGCTATCTTCCCACTGAAATTGGAGATTTATCATTTCTTGCAAAATTGGGCTTGGGAGGTAATTCCATAGGAGGCGATTTCCCAGCGAGTATTGCAAATTTAATCAATTTAGAAGATTTAATTCTAGATGAAAGTTCTATAACTGGAACCCTTTTTACCGAGATGCAAAATATGACCAACTTAAAACGTATTGGATTAACTGGTAATAATTTTAGTGGCGAAATACCAGATTGGATTGGGAATTTAACAGCATTAGAAGAATTGGGACTATCCACAAATAATTTCTCCGGTTCTATTCCAAATTCAATTGGAAATCTAAGTCAATTAGTTAAGTTAAAGTTGGATGAAAATAGTTTAACTGGTATCATTCCTACAGAAATTGGAAATTTAATAAATCTGCAAATAATAGAGTTGTATGACAATCAGTTATCTGGTGGTATTCCTATTTCTATAGGTGATATGGTTAGCCTTACTGAGTTAAATTTGAGTTCGAATCAGTTAACTGGTGAAATTCCAACAGAAATAAGTGGTTTAACAAATCTTCAAGGAATCATTTTGGTTAACAATCAATTAAGTGGATCTATTCCGGTAAGTATAGGGAATATAAGTGGTTTGTTATACTTCATGCTTTCACAGAATCAGTTCTCAGGATTTATTCCAACAGAAATTGGAAATTTGACTAACTTACAATATTTATGGTTAGATGATAACCAATTTATTGGTGAGCTGCCTGCCAGTATTGCTGGATTACAAAGTTTGGCGGAGTTTCGAGTGAACTCAAATTATATTGATGTGATTCCTTCAGCTTTTTCTTCACTACAAATTGAGTCCTCAGATTTCTCATCTAATGACTTAACTTTTGAAGATATTGAAAATCTTCCAGCTAATGCTGGATATAACCCTCAAAATACTTTTCATGCCCACGATACTACTTATCTAGAAACTGGGATCACAGGTTTAATTCAATTGGATTTTGATGGGGAAGTTATAGGTAGTGAGTATAATTGGTATAGAGAAGGTGTATATGCAGCAACTACTTCTGGAAATAGTATTCTGGCAACAGAAGGTCCCGGGATTACCTATTTTTCACTAGAAATTACAAATACAGCATATCCAGATTTTATATTAAATGTTGATTCTATAGTCGTTATAACGGAATCCCCCGATGTGGAAAAAGCGGCTTTAATGGCTTTGTATAATGCCACAGATGGAGACAACTGGACTGTAAACACCAACTGGAATTCTACTAGCCCATTATATGAATGGTATGGCGTAAGTACAGATATTGATGGACATGTGATGGAGATATTCTTAACAAATAATAATTTAACAGGGGAGCTACCAGTAGAAATTGGCGACTTAACATATTTAAAGAATCTTTACCTCTATGAAAATACAGTGGGTGGTATAATTCCTGCAGAAATTGGAAACTTAATTAACCTAGAGTTCTTTAATATGTATTTGAATACTATTGCTGGACCATTGCCAGCTGAATTAGGAAGCTTAACTTCATTAAAGGAATTAGTATTAAATCAAAATAACATTGATGGTATTATACCTCCAGAATTAGGAAACCTAAATGTTTTAGAAAAAATTTGGCTTCAGGAAAATGAATTAACAGGTAGTATTCCAATAGAATTAGGAAATATAGATTCTTTGAATTATTTAAACCTTTCCTATAACCAATTAGTTGGTGAATTACCATCTGAATTAGGTGGTTTATCTAAAATGGAAAACTTTATGTTGTCAGAGAATGGTTTTTACGGTGTTATTCCTGATGAATATGGAAACCTAAGTTTGCTGCATGATTTTCGTATTGATGGAAATAGTATTACAGGCGATATCCCTGCAACTTTTGAAAATTTGAGTAACCTTTCTTTGTTCTATTTTAATTCAAATGATATTATCAATATACCCTCTTCTATTTCAACTCTAAATATTATAGATGGAAATTCCTCAGAGAATCAACTCACATTTGAAGATGTTCAAAATTTACCAGATAATATTTATTATGCACCTCAAAAAAGGGTGTCCATAAAAGATACTATTCAATTAGTTTTTGATGAAGAGTATGAATATGTCTTAAACTTTGATCAGGGAGTTGCTGGTAATGATTATAATTGGTACCGAGATGGTGATTTTTATGAAAATAATTCTACGGGTATTATTATTATATCTGAACAGTCAAACGGATTGACTCATTATTATCATGTGAATATTAGTAATAGCATTTATCCAGATTTATATCTTGAAACAGATTCCTTGATGGTTAAAGAGGCATCTTGTAACCTATCCTTATCAGTTGAACATACAAATGTGACTTGTACTGGTTTGAATGATGGTAGTATTAATATTTCTCCTTCTAATGGCTTAGAACCATATGAGTATAGTATTGATAATGGGGATACTTGGTTTACAGATAATCTATTTAATGATCTCTTAGCAGGAGATTATCAAGTCAAGGTCCGTGATGCCAATAATTGTGAACTTACTGAATTAGTTACGGTTAGTGAGCCTAGTTCAGGAGTGGATTTTACAGAGGATGTCACAAATATTCTGTGTTTTGGAGATAATAATGGAGCAATAGTGATAACTGGAACTGGAGGAACGCCCGATTATCAATACTCCATAGATGATGGTGAAAATTTCCAAAGTTTTAATGAATTTAATGGTTTATTAGCAGGAGAATATGTTGTAGTCATACGCGATGCGAATGCTTGTAGCAATTCACATATGGTCACCATAACAGAACCATTAGCCTTTTCATTCACTACAAATACTATGGATGCCACCTGTTTTGGAGAAGCCAGCGGAAGTATGGAGTTTATCCCAGATGGCGGAGTAGGTCCATATGAGTATAGTATTGATAATGGAGATACTTGGTTTACAGATAATCTATTTAATGATCTCTTAGCAGGAGATTATCAAGTCAAGGTCCGTGATGCCAATAATTGTGAACTTACTGAATTAGTTACGGTTAGTGAGCCTAGTTCAGGAGTGGATTTTACAGAGGATGTCACAAATATTCTGTGTTTTGGAGATAATAATGGAGCAATAGTGATAACTGGAACTGGAGGAACGCCCGATTATCAATACTCCATAGATGATGGTGAAAATTTCCAAAGTTTTAATGAATTTAATGGTTTATCAGCAGGAGAATATGTTGTAGTCATACGCGATGCGAATAATTGCACCAACCAACATGAAGTAACGATTACTGAGCCAGAAAGTGGAGTTGATTTCACAGAGATAGTAACAGACGTATCCTGTTTTGGTGAATCTACTGGTTCAATTCAATTAATAGCAAGTGGAGGGCTTAGTCCTTACAAATACAGTTTGACAGGGTCGGCACCTTGGCAGTTTTCTTCTTACTTTGGAGATTTAGCTGTTGGCGAATATCAAATGGCAGTAAGAGATGTTAACTTATGTGTTAGTACTCATGTTGTTAGTGTTTTTGAGCCTGAAAATGCCTTGACATTGGTTGTTAATAGTACCAATGTTCAGTGTTTTGGAGGCGATGATGGTGAGATAGAAATGATAGCTAATGGTGGAGTTATTCCCTATGAATACAGTATTGATAATGGAACAATTTGGCAAGGTTCATCTGTTTTTGATAACTTAGAACAAGGGAATTATAATGTAATGGTTAGAGATGCAAACCTGTGTCAGCAATCTTATGATGTTTTTATTAGTCAGCCTTCATCTTTACCAGAAGTGTTTTTTACTGGTTTAGATGCTGAATATTGTGAAGATATAGTAGAAGTTATTTTAACAGGAAACCAAGCTCCTGTTGGTGAATTTGAAGGGCTAGGTATTACTGATTTAGGTAATGGAACAGCAGTGTTTAATCCGTCTGAAGCTGGAGTTGGGGGACCGTTTGAAATTATTTATTCTTATTCCGATGCTTCAGGTTGCTTGAACTCTGAAAGTCAATTTACTTTGGTAAACGAAGTATTGACAGTTGATTTTACAGGGCTCAGTGCAGAATATTGTATTGATGCTTCGGTTTCTGTTTTAATTGGTAGTGAGGCTCCAGAAGGAAGTTTCTCTGGTCCAGGAATTACCGATAATGGAAATGGTACTGCTACTTTTAATCCTTTTGCTGCAGGAGAAGGCGGTCCGTTTGATATCCTTTATGAGTTTAATAGTGTAAGTTCTTGTTCCTCTCAAACAACTCACCAAACTATCGTTAATCCTCTTCCTGCAGTCTATTTTACAGGACTCGAAGATGCCAATTGTATAGGTGACCCTCCTCAAGTTTTAACTGGAAATCAGGCGCCAGGTGGAATGTTTACCGGTCCAGGAATAGTTGATAATGGAGATGGGACCGCTACATTCGATCCCAATATTGTTGGGTTAGGTGGTCCATACACTATATTTTATGAATACTCTGATGCAGTAGGGTGTTCTAACTCTTCAAGCCAGTCTACTACGGTTTATAATATTCCAAACGTAAGCTTTACGGGTTTAGCATCTGATTATTGCGAGGGAGCTTCTGAAATATTAATTACTGGGAACCAAGCCCCAAATGGTGAATTTAATGGTCCTGGTATAGTTGACCAAAATGATGGGACAGCCTACTTCTATCCTGTTCTTGCAGGAGTTGGAGGACCTTATCATATTACATATATCTACCAGAACAGTAATGGTTGTTCGGCCATTGATGAACAAGAAACAAATGTTGTTGAGCTTCCTGTTGTTACTTTTAGTGGTTTAGAATCTTCCTATTGTATTAATAATACAATGGTTGATTTAGTAGGGAATTTTGCTCCTGATGGGGAATTCTCTGGTCCAGGTATTCTTGATAATGGAGATGGTACTGCTGTTTTTGATCCTGCTATAGCAGGAGTAGGTGGAGTCTATGAAATCAAATATGAATACTCCAGTCCACAGGGCTGTTATGGTGAAGAGATACAGAATGTAGAAGTATTTGATATAGATGTATTAGAAATCATAGGGCTCAATGTCAATTATTGTTCACAGGATCCTCTTGCTGAACTCATTGGAAATATGGCCCCTTTTGGATCATTTACTGGTTCTGGTATAATAGATAATGGTGATGGAACCGCTAATTTTAGTCCTTTGCTAGCAGGGGCAGGAGGGCCTTATGATATTATGTATTTCTATACAAATGAAAATAACTGCTATTCAGAAACAACGGAATCAACTATTGTTGACTTGACTCCTCAGATTAGTTTTACTGGATTAGGGAGCGTTTATTGTATTGATTCTGATCCCATTACAATAACTGGAGATCAGCCAGATGGAATTTATTCTGGACCTGGGATATTAGATAATGAAGATGGTACGGCAATATTTAATCCTTCAGATGCTGGAGCAGGTGAAAACCATGAAATTATTTATAGTGTCACCTCAAGTGAGGGGTGTTATGCAGAGGATCTTCAACAAGTTAATGTGGAAGGGTTGCAAGAATTGAGTTTCGATGGGTTGGAATCAGATTATTGTTTTACCAATCCCGCATCAATTATTACTGGCAATATGGCTCCATTAGGAACATTTATAGGACAAGGAATTATTGATAATGAAGATGGTACTGCTATATTCGATCCTCAAGTAGCAGGAATAGGAGGGCCATATATCATTACTTATGAGTATCAAACAGGAGTATGTGAGAATATTTATGAGCAAGAAGTGACTGTTTTTAGTTCAACAGCTGTAAGTTTTACTGGGCTTGATGAAACCTATTGTAAGGTTAATACTGAATTTATTTTAACAGGAAGCCAGGCGCCAAGTGGATATTTTACTGGCGAAGGAATTATCGATTATGGTGATGGAACTGCCTCTTTCAACCCCTCTATTTTAGGTTCAGGTGGGCCATTCGGTATTAGTTATCATTTTGAAAATGAAAATGGATGTATTAGCTATGTGGAAGAATTTACAAATATTGTAGATGGTCCAATTGCTTCTTTCGATTATTCACTAGGAGGATGTGTTGAGGATGCCATCTTTGTTGATCAGTCTACTTCAACGAATGGTGATATTATTAATTGGAGCTGGGATTTTGATGACCCAGATAGTGAAGGTTCTGATGTTTCTGATATTCAAAATCCATTGCATCAATTTGTCAGTAATAAATCTTCCTTTAATATTAAGTTAATTGTTGGAGATGAACAAGGTTGTTTAGATTCTATTGTACAACTTATTGAGCCTTTCTCCACTTCAACAATAAGGGGGCATGTTTATTCAAGTGATGGAACAGATATTACTGATGGATATGTCTTGGTTTATCTTCTTTCTGATGGCATTATTTCAACACAAGTTGATTCGGTTGGAATCGCAGATGATGGAAGTTTTGCTTGTGATGAAATGGCCACTTGTGTTGATTATATATTCCGTGCGTATGCTAATAGATCTGAGTATCCAGATGTAATGCCCCGTTGGCATATTGATGCTTATTTTTGGCTGGATGCAATTCCTGTTTCTCCAAATTGGGATGATATATTAGTGGATAATATTGATATCAATTTGTATCAAGTACCACTGCCTCCAGAAGGAACTTCAGGAATTGGCGGAGGAGTATATTATACCGGAGGAAAAGGCGAACCCGTTAAAAATGTGGATGTGGTATTGGAATTTGATGCTGCCGATGACAAAGGTGATGAAGTGGTTGGCTATAAGCCTACCGATGAATTAGGACATTGGGAGTTTGACAAGCTGGGGGAGGGGACTTTTAAAATCAGTCTCGATATTCCAGGTTTAAATATAGATTCTGTTTATACGGTAAGCATTTCTGCTCCAAATACTAATATTACCAACTTGGACTATTATATTGATCCTGAGCATGGAATATATATGGCTCCAACAGGATTAGATGAATTAGATGATCTAGGTTTTGGTAGTATCGGATTATTTCCAAACCCAAATTCTGGGCAATTTTATTTGGAGATCTTAAAGTCTGAAAATATTTCTAGGTTGGACATTAATTCCATTGAACTCTGGGATATGGAAGGAAGACTAATCAAAGATCTAGGTATTAAATTTAAAGGAGACCACTATTTAGCTCAACTCAATCTTTCAGATATTGAACCCGGCATGTATTTCATCAAAGTAAAAAACAAAGAGGAATTTGGTGTCGTGAAGTTTGTAATTCAGAGAAAATAA
- a CDS encoding LytTR family DNA-binding domain-containing protein, with the protein MEKKFKTLILDDDKQIRILLENLITKNIPQLDLVGMAESVSSSIEMIEKTQPDLVFMDIGFPDGDGFSIIDKTNHLDYEVIFITSHDQFAMKAFEYSAIHYLKKPILPNEVFDAVDRFLHTHIDDEVSLKITKIKDALIQDEPKLIIPSSEGLHIVKINNIVRCEASDVYTLFFMENGKKLIASKSLNNYEKLLSDINFIRIHSKHLINLRYLIQYVKGKGGYVIMENGNEVEVSVRKKMDFMNKLKDYARSLK; encoded by the coding sequence ATGGAAAAGAAATTTAAAACACTCATCTTAGATGATGATAAACAAATCAGAATTCTTCTTGAAAACCTTATCACAAAGAACATCCCACAATTAGACTTGGTAGGAATGGCAGAAAGTGTAAGCTCTAGCATAGAAATGATAGAGAAAACACAACCCGATTTGGTATTTATGGATATTGGATTTCCTGATGGAGATGGATTTAGCATTATTGATAAAACAAATCATCTGGATTATGAAGTAATATTTATCACTTCACACGACCAGTTTGCCATGAAAGCATTTGAATATAGTGCTATCCATTATTTAAAGAAACCTATTTTACCCAATGAAGTTTTCGATGCTGTTGATCGATTCTTACACACACACATTGACGATGAGGTATCTCTTAAGATCACAAAGATTAAGGATGCATTAATTCAAGACGAACCCAAATTAATCATCCCAAGTTCTGAAGGCTTACATATTGTAAAAATAAATAATATTGTCAGGTGTGAAGCCTCTGATGTTTACACTCTTTTCTTTATGGAAAATGGTAAAAAACTCATTGCAAGCAAGTCATTAAATAATTACGAAAAGCTTCTATCCGATATCAATTTCATTAGAATACATAGTAAACACCTCATCAATCTTCGCTACCTCATTCAATATGTGAAGGGTAAAGGAGGATATGTGATTATGGAAAATGGCAATGAAGTAGAGGTTAGCGTGAGAAAGAAAATGGACTTTATGAATAAATTAAAAGACTACGCTAGAAGCCTGAAATAG
- a CDS encoding response regulator: protein MKKILVIEDTENVRENIIEILETEDYEVHGAENGRIGLEVAANIQPDLVLCDIMMPEMDGYETLKQMRENVSTSTTPFIFLTAKNTRQDQRAGMELGADDYIPKPFTMEELLGAVSMRLKRSEEFIQKSEEKLNELTKNMGTPITEVINEPLKAIVGFSKMLMTEYSNMEKFEMAEFNQLIYKAGMKLNSIVGKSFLYYQLEALALDKIKMAEKMKESSLNIKSLAENRVAEVANDMRRTDDIIISLEDTNLQVPADYFLAVITEIVENAFLYSPKRTAVRVIGGKDGDQYIITVRDEGLGMTQEQISKIGAYQKFQDDLEGKSGVGLGLNNSKKVVELFGGSFLIKSSLGMDTTVRFSFPVSK from the coding sequence ATGAAAAAGATACTAGTAATTGAGGATACAGAAAATGTTAGAGAAAACATTATTGAGATATTAGAAACTGAGGATTATGAAGTTCATGGTGCCGAGAATGGAAGAATCGGTTTAGAAGTTGCAGCTAACATTCAGCCTGACTTGGTATTATGTGATATTATGATGCCAGAAATGGATGGTTATGAAACGCTGAAACAAATGCGTGAAAACGTGTCTACTTCTACAACTCCTTTTATTTTTCTTACAGCTAAAAATACCCGTCAAGATCAAAGAGCAGGCATGGAATTAGGTGCTGATGATTATATTCCAAAGCCATTCACTATGGAAGAATTGCTAGGAGCAGTATCAATGAGATTAAAAAGATCAGAAGAATTCATTCAAAAGTCAGAAGAAAAGCTCAATGAACTTACCAAAAACATGGGAACTCCAATTACGGAAGTCATTAACGAGCCCCTTAAAGCCATTGTTGGATTCTCCAAAATGCTTATGACAGAATACTCCAATATGGAGAAATTTGAAATGGCAGAATTCAACCAGCTGATATATAAAGCAGGAATGAAATTGAATAGTATCGTTGGTAAATCATTTCTATATTATCAGTTAGAAGCCCTTGCTTTAGATAAAATAAAGATGGCTGAGAAAATGAAGGAGTCTTCCTTGAATATCAAATCATTGGCTGAAAACAGAGTTGCAGAAGTAGCAAACGATATGAGAAGAACTGATGACATCATTATTAGTTTGGAGGATACCAATCTTCAAGTTCCAGCTGACTATTTTCTTGCTGTAATAACTGAAATTGTTGAAAATGCCTTCCTTTACTCGCCGAAAAGAACTGCCGTTAGGGTAATTGGAGGTAAAGATGGTGATCAGTACATCATCACAGTAAGAGATGAAGGCCTTGGTATGACTCAGGAGCAAATCTCAAAAATTGGAGCATATCAGAAATTCCAAGACGACTTAGAAGGAAAATCTGGTGTTGGTTTAGGATTAAATAATAGCAAGAAAGTTGTTGAGTTATTCGGAGGAAGTTTCCTCATCAAGTCTAGTTTGGGAATGGATACCACTGTTCGTTTCAGCTTCCCTGTTTCGAAATAA
- a CDS encoding alpha-amylase family glycosyl hydrolase, with protein sequence MKKKILSLIGVFGLLIFMSCNNSTNEKMKLDPDLLPVSWSKNANIYEVNIRQYTEEGTFNAFAKELPRLKKMGVDILWIMPIHPIGEKNRKGSLGSYYSIKDYKAVNPEFGDFQDFKNLVDKAHQQGMHVIIDWVANHTAWDHHWMKSNPEYYELNEQGEMFAPYDWSDVVSLEYNNKEMRAEMIDALKYWVREADIDGYRCDVASEVPTDFWNEVRTELDKIKPVFMLAESEESDLLEYAFDMNYGWEFHHLMNSIAKGEKGKKELLEYIDKEKENTPQRAYKMYFITNHDENSWNGTIEERLGSAQDALAVLTFTLGDMPLIYSGQESSNAKRLDFFEKDLIDWGSYPKSRLYKNLISIKHDNPALWNGEFGGEFKHIDTKNKNVFCFTREKDGREVLVIINLSTRTFENEDLGVDFSKYGVLLTNKVRENNDANLLSLKPWGYTILAR encoded by the coding sequence ATGAAAAAGAAGATTTTAAGTTTAATTGGAGTTTTTGGACTGCTTATTTTTATGAGTTGTAATAATTCAACTAATGAAAAAATGAAATTAGATCCAGATTTACTTCCTGTTAGTTGGAGCAAAAATGCTAATATCTATGAGGTTAATATTCGTCAGTATACTGAAGAAGGTACTTTTAATGCTTTTGCAAAAGAATTACCAAGGCTTAAAAAAATGGGAGTTGATATTCTTTGGATTATGCCAATTCATCCAATAGGTGAAAAAAATAGAAAAGGAAGCTTAGGTTCTTATTATTCAATTAAAGACTATAAAGCAGTAAATCCAGAATTCGGAGATTTTCAAGACTTTAAGAATTTGGTTGATAAAGCACATCAACAAGGAATGCATGTCATTATTGATTGGGTAGCCAATCATACTGCTTGGGATCACCATTGGATGAAGAGTAATCCTGAGTATTATGAATTGAATGAGCAGGGAGAGATGTTTGCACCTTATGATTGGTCCGATGTGGTTTCTTTAGAGTATAATAATAAAGAAATGAGAGCTGAAATGATAGATGCTCTTAAATATTGGGTTCGCGAAGCTGATATTGATGGTTATCGTTGTGATGTGGCTTCTGAAGTACCAACAGATTTTTGGAATGAAGTAAGAACAGAATTAGATAAAATCAAACCTGTTTTTATGTTAGCAGAATCTGAGGAATCTGATTTGCTAGAATATGCATTTGATATGAATTATGGTTGGGAATTTCATCACCTTATGAATTCTATTGCTAAGGGTGAAAAAGGAAAGAAAGAGCTTTTAGAGTATATAGATAAAGAAAAAGAGAATACTCCCCAAAGGGCATACAAAATGTATTTTATTACTAATCATGATGAAAATTCATGGAATGGTACCATTGAAGAAAGATTGGGAAGTGCACAAGATGCCCTAGCTGTTCTTACCTTTACACTGGGAGATATGCCTTTGATATATTCTGGTCAAGAGTCTTCTAATGCTAAAAGACTTGATTTCTTTGAAAAAGATTTAATCGATTGGGGAAGTTATCCAAAGTCAAGGTTGTACAAAAATTTAATTTCCATAAAGCATGATAATCCAGCATTATGGAACGGTGAGTTTGGAGGAGAGTTTAAACATATCGACACAAAAAATAAGAATGTTTTTTGTTTTACAAGAGAAAAAGATGGAAGAGAAGTATTGGTGATTATCAACTTAAGTACAAGAACCTTCGAAAATGAGGACTTAGGGGTTGATTTCTCTAAGTATGGTGTCCTTCTAACTAACAAAGTTAGAGAGAATAATGATGCAAATCTATTGAGTTTAAAACCTTGGGGTTATACAATACTTGCTAGATAA